The following proteins are encoded in a genomic region of Alistipes shahii WAL 8301:
- a CDS encoding polysaccharide lyase family 8 super-sandwich domain-containing protein, with the protein MNGLRTAFLAALLFLTTARACPAGPLDRVRQAFVDVSVMSYVPDGEATERFVRYSDYGRANDVLLLQLYTSVHLPDGEVRRLLGLFDAGGFWSDIDYDDRTRGRWQPSLHLTRMYALAKLYADPASAWHGDGRIGGLLHKGLAYWYAKKPSSLNWWHGEIGVPKKLAAILLMIRGELSGPELEQGLRIIERSRFGRTGQNKVWLAGNNLMRGLLTDDEALVAEARDQIAEEIVVTDGEGIQDDWSFHQHGPQIQFGNYGLAYAEGLSFWLRVLDGTPYMFSDAQCAVIEKLMREGICRSIWRGVMDPSFCGRQVFIDSGPGKASSAAVAAENIAALKRPGYRVFRRFAKRILEPENRSDGLRGPRYYGRSDCGIYRTATWYASIRMHSDRTIGFEFTNRENTLANFSADGALLFMQHGREYDNIFAHWDWRMVPGTTAYDDGAPLKCDNSVEARKNRSGHVGGLASGDVLCTTMEIERDGLHALKSAFFFGDLVVALGADIRSSDARIFRITTALDQTHLAGPVTRGGAAETSGGLPWVHHDGRGYVSLDGAPIAVSTEIQEGKWDLIDPFYRDRTQRGPVFKCWFGHDPARTGGYAYAFLPCRDAKRTERFARNPSVRILRNDTGCQAVEYGKTCCVVVHRAGEYRLGGRTITAPEPAIYLLRGGRTEVRSLPPLNGAAD; encoded by the coding sequence ATGAATGGTTTACGTACGGCCTTTCTGGCCGCCCTGCTTTTTTTGACGACGGCCCGCGCCTGCCCGGCCGGTCCGCTCGACCGTGTGAGGCAAGCCTTTGTCGATGTGTCGGTGATGTCCTATGTCCCGGACGGGGAGGCGACCGAACGTTTCGTCCGTTATTCCGATTACGGGAGGGCGAACGACGTGCTGCTGCTCCAGCTCTACACGTCGGTCCACCTTCCGGACGGCGAGGTGCGGCGCCTGCTCGGGCTTTTCGATGCGGGCGGATTCTGGTCCGACATCGACTACGACGACCGGACGAGGGGGCGGTGGCAGCCGTCGCTGCACCTGACGCGGATGTACGCCCTGGCGAAACTTTATGCCGACCCTGCGTCGGCGTGGCATGGCGACGGGCGTATCGGCGGCCTGCTGCACAAGGGGCTTGCCTACTGGTATGCGAAGAAACCGTCGTCGCTGAACTGGTGGCACGGGGAGATCGGGGTTCCCAAGAAACTCGCCGCGATTCTGCTGATGATCCGCGGCGAACTTTCCGGTCCGGAACTGGAGCAGGGGCTGCGGATCATCGAACGTTCGCGCTTCGGCCGCACCGGGCAGAACAAGGTATGGCTGGCCGGGAACAACCTGATGCGCGGGCTGCTGACGGACGACGAGGCGCTCGTCGCCGAGGCCCGGGATCAGATCGCCGAGGAGATCGTCGTCACCGACGGCGAGGGCATTCAGGACGACTGGTCGTTTCACCAGCACGGACCCCAGATTCAGTTCGGGAACTACGGACTGGCCTATGCCGAGGGCCTTTCGTTCTGGCTCCGGGTTCTCGACGGGACGCCTTATATGTTCTCGGACGCGCAGTGCGCCGTCATCGAAAAGCTGATGCGGGAGGGTATTTGCCGGAGCATCTGGCGGGGTGTGATGGACCCGAGTTTCTGCGGCCGGCAGGTGTTTATCGACAGCGGTCCCGGAAAAGCCTCGTCGGCAGCCGTCGCCGCGGAGAACATCGCGGCGCTGAAAAGACCGGGATACCGGGTTTTCAGGCGGTTCGCCAAGAGGATACTGGAGCCGGAGAACCGCTCGGACGGATTGCGCGGGCCGCGTTATTACGGCCGTTCGGACTGCGGCATCTACCGTACCGCCACATGGTATGCGTCGATCCGCATGCACTCCGACCGTACGATCGGCTTCGAGTTTACGAACCGGGAGAACACTCTGGCCAACTTCTCGGCCGACGGGGCGTTGCTGTTCATGCAGCACGGGCGGGAGTACGACAATATCTTCGCCCATTGGGACTGGCGGATGGTTCCCGGGACGACGGCTTACGACGACGGTGCGCCCCTGAAGTGCGACAACTCCGTCGAGGCCAGGAAAAACCGTTCCGGGCATGTGGGCGGCCTCGCTTCGGGCGATGTGCTGTGTACGACGATGGAGATCGAGCGCGACGGGCTTCACGCCCTCAAGTCGGCATTCTTTTTCGGGGACCTCGTCGTGGCGTTGGGTGCGGACATCCGCAGTTCCGACGCCCGGATTTTCCGGATCACCACGGCCCTGGATCAGACGCACCTTGCGGGTCCGGTAACCCGGGGCGGAGCGGCCGAGACCTCCGGCGGCCTGCCGTGGGTGCATCACGACGGCCGGGGATACGTATCGCTGGACGGCGCTCCGATTGCAGTCAGCACGGAGATTCAGGAGGGAAAATGGGACCTGATAGATCCTTTTTACAGGGACAGAACCCAGCGGGGGCCGGTTTTCAAGTGCTGGTTCGGGCATGATCCGGCCCGGACGGGCGGCTATGCCTACGCTTTTCTGCCGTGCCGCGACGCGAAACGGACCGAACGGTTTGCCCGGAATCCCTCCGTGCGGATACTTCGGAACGATACCGGATGTCAGGCCGTCGAATACGGGAAAACATGCTGCGTCGTGGTTCACCGGGCCGGAGAATACCGCCTCGGCGGGCGGACGATCACGGCGCCGGAACCGGCGATCTACCTCCTCCGCGGCGGCCGGACCGAGGTCCGCAGCCTCCCGCCCCTAAACGGCGCTGCCGACTGA
- a CDS encoding glycoside hydrolase family 88 protein, producing MRTQTYRTALLSTLLLAGCTPRETMPELTDRVFAVAAAQYEQLEGRLTDETLPRSVASDGKFIPSNIRWWCSGFYPGSLWYIYEYTGDKTFRELAEKNTFKLYPLKQKGTDHDLGFQMNCSFGNAYRITGEQKYLEPIHTSARVLAGRFSPVTGVIRSWDFVRKGRDWKYPVIIDNMMNLEHLYNAGLLFGDDTLKSVAVTHANTTLCNHFRPDFTSYHLVDYDPADGRVRRKETVQGFSDESAWARGQAWALYGYTMMFRLSGYECYLNQAENIAGMLLERLPDDGIPYWDFDSDRIPDDLRDASAAAIMASAFVDLSSLTNKPEEKGRYLKMAEKQLRTLASDAYLARPGENGNFLLMHSVGSRPDNHEIDVPLTYADYYFLEALLKYSRTTQTKPNNN from the coding sequence ATGAGAACCCAAACCTATCGCACAGCATTGCTGTCGACCCTCCTTCTCGCGGGATGCACTCCCCGGGAGACAATGCCGGAACTGACCGATCGCGTCTTCGCCGTAGCCGCGGCCCAGTACGAACAGCTCGAAGGCCGGCTGACCGACGAGACGCTTCCGAGATCGGTGGCCTCCGACGGAAAATTCATCCCTTCCAACATCCGCTGGTGGTGCAGCGGATTCTATCCAGGCTCGCTCTGGTATATATATGAGTATACCGGCGACAAGACATTCCGCGAACTGGCCGAAAAAAACACCTTCAAACTCTATCCCCTCAAACAGAAAGGCACGGACCACGACCTGGGATTCCAGATGAACTGCAGTTTCGGCAACGCCTACCGGATCACCGGCGAGCAGAAATACCTCGAACCCATCCACACCTCGGCGCGGGTCCTCGCCGGAAGGTTCTCGCCCGTGACGGGCGTCATCCGCAGCTGGGACTTCGTGCGCAAGGGCCGCGACTGGAAATACCCGGTGATCATCGACAACATGATGAACCTCGAACACCTCTACAACGCGGGCCTGCTCTTCGGGGACGACACCCTGAAGAGCGTCGCGGTGACGCACGCCAACACGACCCTCTGCAACCATTTCCGGCCCGACTTCACGAGCTATCACCTGGTGGACTACGACCCCGCCGACGGCCGCGTCCGCCGGAAGGAGACCGTGCAGGGCTTCAGCGACGAATCCGCCTGGGCGCGGGGACAGGCCTGGGCGCTCTACGGCTACACGATGATGTTCCGCCTGAGCGGCTACGAATGTTACCTCAACCAGGCCGAGAACATCGCCGGCATGCTGTTGGAGCGGCTTCCCGACGACGGCATTCCCTACTGGGACTTCGACTCCGACCGCATTCCCGACGACCTGCGCGACGCTTCGGCCGCGGCGATCATGGCCTCGGCGTTCGTCGACTTGAGTTCGCTGACCAACAAGCCGGAGGAAAAGGGCAGATACCTGAAAATGGCCGAAAAGCAACTGCGCACCCTCGCCTCCGACGCCTACCTCGCCCGTCCCGGAGAGAACGGGAACTTCCTGCTCATGCACAGCGTGGGGTCCCGTCCGGACAACCACGAAATCGACGTGCCGCTGACCTACGCGGACTACTATTTCCTGGAAGCCCTGCTGAAATACAGCCGTACAACCCAAACAAAACCTAATAACAACTAA
- a CDS encoding SusC/RagA family TonB-linked outer membrane protein, with product MKQKLTKLLCSVFLVAFAIPAIAQSSGGSSTRTITGKVTDSEGAPIIGAVVMASQREATTTNSEGRYTLAVQSPDAVLRFSCMGYRPRSENTAGRTVVDVSLETDNQLLEDVVVVGYGVQKKVNLTGSVASIDFSKTSESRSIISTSAALAGLAAGMNVTQSSGQPGSDNATIRIRGDGSFTSGANGPLVLVDGVEWSMDNVNPNDIASISVLKDAASASIYGTRAANGVILITTKNGSSGKAQISYSYKGILQMPYNDLHFVSDYARHMELINESCDNIGTSRIFSQSNIDLWREKSADPYGVGENGVPNFALYPNTDWFDEIFENGYSQEHNLSISGGSEKIRYLLSLGYLDNQGVMGRFGIDSSTQKVNFRTNLEADVTKWFTAGVRLFGQRQEYGLANISGAFNALYQTTPGVYPGSVNAWGRPALAAEESSNANNIFGMMYGSGGYNNSTRVNGSVYATIRPYKGVSVEATVNYSPTFGERHSYGRENGYWDYTTDTRYSSSDLSNAGVSNTTSRNYYLSSEILARYTAAIGDHDFGVLFGYSAMEYRTWGWGVSKQGATDWTLNDLGTYETLSGSSSTAKNGWGLRSYFGRVNYAYKNRYLFEANLRADGSSRFGSNNRYGIFPSFSAGWKIHEERFMEGTEDWLSNLKLRASWGKAGNNQGIGNYAWQAVYATQNVVVDGSGSKGLYISSLSNADLKWETTATTDIGLDMGFFDNRLTAEIDYYRKNTTDILYTPTIYMTMGEVSGVPSNLGSVVNKGVELALNWKSRIGKDFSYYAGVNFSYNKNRVTRFKGDLVKTWTDGVYTNNLSDVTAGYGSGKLCEGHALGEHYLRRLYKGNGRGYRGGAVDVNAGPKDGMIRTQQDFEWVQAMLETGYTFNGVTALSKDQLWYGDLIYVDRNGDGNYGDDNDMDFNGRTSTPSYNLGVNLGFAWKGLDFNMTWSGAFDYYIIWNALYYNGTQTTNGHGISERVADNHYFFDPENPADARTNLKGAYPRLTFGTPGDNRQASEFYEYKGDYLKLKNVQIGYTLPSRITKKFYVQQLRFFVSGENLLTITDYPGLDPEKGSAIGYPLMRSVTFGAQITF from the coding sequence ATGAAACAAAAACTGACCAAACTGCTTTGTTCGGTGTTTCTCGTTGCCTTTGCGATCCCTGCGATCGCCCAGTCGTCCGGAGGCAGCAGCACCCGCACCATTACGGGAAAGGTGACCGACAGTGAGGGGGCGCCGATCATCGGCGCGGTCGTCATGGCGTCGCAGCGCGAAGCCACGACGACCAATTCCGAAGGCAGGTACACGCTGGCCGTACAAAGTCCCGACGCAGTTCTCCGATTCTCCTGCATGGGCTACCGGCCCCGTTCGGAAAACACAGCGGGCCGCACCGTCGTCGACGTCTCGCTGGAGACCGACAACCAACTGCTCGAAGATGTCGTGGTGGTAGGCTACGGCGTCCAGAAGAAGGTCAACCTGACAGGTTCCGTCGCGTCGATCGACTTCTCGAAGACCAGTGAGAGCCGCTCGATCATCAGCACCTCGGCGGCGCTGGCGGGCCTGGCGGCCGGTATGAACGTCACGCAAAGTTCCGGCCAGCCGGGTTCGGACAACGCGACGATCCGCATCCGCGGCGACGGCTCGTTCACCTCCGGCGCCAACGGCCCGCTGGTGCTCGTGGACGGCGTGGAGTGGAGCATGGACAACGTGAACCCGAACGACATCGCGTCGATCTCGGTGCTCAAGGACGCCGCCTCGGCCTCGATCTACGGAACGCGCGCCGCCAACGGCGTCATCCTCATCACCACGAAAAACGGCTCGTCCGGGAAAGCCCAGATCAGCTACTCCTACAAGGGCATCCTGCAAATGCCCTACAACGACCTGCACTTCGTTTCGGATTACGCCCGGCACATGGAGCTTATCAACGAGTCGTGCGACAACATCGGGACCTCGCGCATCTTCTCCCAGTCGAACATCGACCTCTGGCGGGAGAAGTCGGCCGATCCCTACGGGGTCGGTGAAAACGGCGTCCCGAACTTCGCGCTCTACCCCAACACCGACTGGTTTGACGAGATTTTCGAGAACGGCTACTCCCAGGAGCACAACCTCTCGATCTCGGGCGGGTCGGAGAAGATCCGCTACCTGCTCTCGCTGGGCTACCTCGACAATCAGGGTGTCATGGGGCGGTTCGGCATCGACTCCTCGACCCAGAAGGTGAACTTCCGCACCAACCTCGAAGCGGACGTCACGAAGTGGTTCACGGCAGGCGTCCGGCTGTTCGGACAACGCCAGGAATACGGGCTGGCCAACATCTCGGGAGCCTTCAACGCCCTGTACCAGACCACCCCGGGCGTCTATCCCGGTTCCGTCAACGCCTGGGGCCGTCCCGCCCTGGCCGCCGAGGAGTCTTCGAACGCCAACAACATCTTCGGAATGATGTACGGCTCGGGCGGCTACAACAACTCCACCCGCGTCAACGGCTCGGTCTACGCCACGATCCGCCCGTACAAGGGCGTGAGCGTCGAGGCCACGGTGAACTACTCCCCGACCTTCGGCGAACGGCACTCCTACGGCCGCGAAAACGGCTACTGGGACTACACCACCGACACGCGCTATTCCAGTTCCGACCTCTCGAACGCCGGGGTTTCGAACACCACCTCGCGGAACTACTACCTCTCCTCGGAGATCCTCGCCCGCTACACGGCCGCCATCGGCGACCACGACTTCGGCGTGCTGTTCGGCTATTCGGCCATGGAATACCGGACCTGGGGCTGGGGCGTGAGCAAGCAGGGAGCCACGGACTGGACGCTGAACGACCTGGGAACCTACGAAACGCTTTCGGGATCGTCGAGCACGGCCAAAAACGGCTGGGGCCTGCGCTCCTACTTCGGACGTGTCAACTACGCCTACAAAAACCGCTACCTGTTCGAGGCGAATCTCCGCGCCGACGGCTCCTCGCGCTTCGGCAGCAACAACCGCTACGGCATCTTCCCCTCGTTCTCGGCCGGATGGAAAATCCACGAGGAACGTTTCATGGAGGGGACCGAAGACTGGCTCTCGAACCTCAAGCTGCGCGCATCGTGGGGCAAGGCCGGCAACAACCAGGGCATCGGCAACTATGCCTGGCAGGCGGTCTACGCCACGCAGAACGTCGTGGTGGACGGGTCCGGCTCGAAAGGGCTTTACATCTCCTCGCTGAGCAACGCCGACCTCAAGTGGGAAACCACCGCCACGACCGACATCGGCCTCGACATGGGCTTCTTCGACAACCGGCTCACGGCGGAGATCGACTACTACCGCAAGAACACCACGGACATCCTCTACACCCCGACGATCTACATGACGATGGGCGAGGTGTCGGGCGTGCCCTCGAACCTGGGCAGCGTGGTGAACAAGGGCGTCGAGCTGGCGCTGAACTGGAAAAGCCGCATCGGCAAGGATTTCAGCTACTATGCCGGGGTGAATTTCTCGTACAACAAAAACCGGGTCACCAGGTTCAAGGGCGATCTGGTCAAAACGTGGACCGACGGGGTCTACACCAACAACCTCTCCGACGTCACGGCCGGCTACGGCAGCGGCAAGCTGTGCGAGGGGCACGCTCTGGGCGAGCACTACCTCCGGAGGCTCTACAAGGGCAACGGACGCGGTTACAGGGGCGGCGCCGTCGACGTCAACGCCGGACCGAAGGACGGCATGATCCGCACGCAGCAGGATTTCGAATGGGTGCAGGCCATGCTCGAAACGGGCTACACGTTCAACGGCGTGACGGCCCTCAGCAAGGACCAGCTCTGGTACGGCGACCTGATCTACGTCGACCGGAACGGCGACGGCAACTACGGCGATGACAACGACATGGACTTCAACGGCCGCACGAGCACGCCCTCGTACAACCTCGGGGTCAACCTCGGATTCGCCTGGAAAGGGCTCGATTTCAACATGACATGGTCGGGCGCGTTCGACTACTACATCATCTGGAACGCCCTCTACTACAACGGGACCCAGACCACGAACGGACACGGCATCAGCGAACGGGTGGCCGACAACCACTACTTCTTCGATCCGGAGAATCCCGCAGACGCGAGAACCAATCTCAAGGGAGCCTATCCGCGGCTGACCTTCGGCACTCCCGGCGACAACCGTCAGGCCAGCGAGTTCTACGAATACAAGGGCGACTACCTGAAGCTGAAGAACGTCCAGATCGGCTACACGCTCCCCTCCCGGATCACGAAGAAATTCTACGTCCAGCAGCTGCGGTTCTTCGTATCGGGAGAGAACCTGCTCACCATCACCGACTACCCGGGCCTCGACCCGGAGAAAGGCTCCGCCATCGGCTATCCCCTCATGCGTTCGGTCACATTCGGAGCACAGATAACATTCTAA
- a CDS encoding RagB/SusD family nutrient uptake outer membrane protein yields MKKLYYTILATAAALTTASCVDLLNTAPENQIASENMWTTPELALKGMNGLYETFYNRKQSNGTQVRSENLDGLNKYGIEALGFCTDYYANNYPIYLLYNQAKRANDWQLAHEWRFCYTIVHAANDAVTNLHKAGLDAPTYERYLCEARFLRAWAYSRLNKFWQGVPVYLEPISNEQCTRTQESAEYVWREVVLPDLKYCIDNASFPENTLGESNFGRPSKGAAYALRGMAYMWLKEWQNAANDFEQVGQCGYDLWRGEYIDFFSPDNERDNEMIFAIQYDEESGYCDNIQQAVGARDTYGGWDEVKPASDFVDYYQNDDGTEFKWSQVTGLENWDQLTPRQRAVFFCRDGLKSNAKLASQKTQAIGICGQDIFDRYYLDNGNEARIKAAYDKRDPRLKQTIVTPYEPVDCFTAGLNGDENMIGKQLRWPLYLQGTSGGDFWLDKRTSAYYCYRKYVRFLKGELIDRQRCYTDFPLIRYTDVILQWAEALIELNEFTPAKNLIDQVRARAHMPGITIGGLDAMREAVRYERRVEFPVEAVNFFDEVRWGTYKETKFQGQDVHGGQSWWGDNTVEYAWYWDDCLWPWSVPQGELQRNASLTTRPGWVY; encoded by the coding sequence ATGAAAAAGCTATATTATACGATCCTTGCCACCGCAGCGGCCCTGACGACCGCTTCATGCGTGGACCTGCTCAACACGGCCCCTGAAAACCAGATCGCCAGCGAGAACATGTGGACCACGCCCGAACTCGCCCTGAAGGGCATGAACGGACTCTACGAGACGTTCTACAACCGCAAACAGAGCAACGGCACGCAGGTCCGCTCGGAGAACCTCGACGGACTCAACAAGTACGGCATCGAAGCCCTGGGATTCTGCACCGACTACTACGCCAACAACTACCCGATCTACCTGCTCTACAATCAGGCGAAGCGCGCCAACGACTGGCAGCTGGCGCACGAATGGAGGTTCTGCTACACGATCGTGCACGCCGCCAACGACGCCGTCACGAACCTGCACAAGGCCGGACTGGACGCCCCGACCTACGAGCGTTACCTCTGCGAGGCCCGGTTCCTCCGGGCCTGGGCCTACTCCCGCTTGAACAAATTCTGGCAGGGCGTCCCGGTCTACCTCGAGCCTATCTCCAACGAGCAGTGCACGCGGACGCAGGAGAGCGCCGAATACGTGTGGCGCGAAGTGGTACTGCCCGACCTGAAATACTGCATCGACAACGCGTCGTTCCCCGAAAACACCCTCGGGGAGAGCAACTTCGGCCGCCCGTCGAAAGGCGCCGCCTACGCCCTGCGCGGCATGGCCTACATGTGGCTCAAGGAGTGGCAGAACGCCGCCAACGATTTCGAGCAGGTCGGCCAGTGCGGCTACGACCTCTGGCGGGGAGAGTACATCGACTTCTTCAGCCCCGACAACGAGCGCGACAACGAGATGATCTTCGCCATCCAGTACGACGAGGAGTCCGGCTACTGCGACAACATCCAGCAGGCCGTGGGCGCCCGCGACACCTACGGCGGCTGGGACGAGGTGAAACCGGCGTCGGATTTCGTCGACTACTACCAGAACGACGACGGCACGGAGTTCAAATGGAGCCAGGTGACCGGGCTTGAGAACTGGGACCAGCTGACGCCCAGACAGCGGGCCGTGTTCTTCTGCCGCGACGGGCTGAAAAGCAACGCGAAGCTGGCGTCGCAGAAGACCCAGGCGATCGGCATCTGCGGACAGGACATCTTCGACCGCTACTACCTCGACAACGGCAACGAGGCCCGGATCAAGGCCGCCTACGACAAGCGCGACCCGCGGCTCAAGCAGACGATCGTCACCCCCTACGAACCGGTGGACTGCTTCACGGCAGGACTCAACGGCGACGAGAACATGATCGGCAAGCAGCTCCGCTGGCCGCTCTACCTGCAAGGAACCAGCGGCGGCGACTTCTGGCTCGACAAGCGCACCTCGGCCTACTACTGCTACCGCAAGTACGTGCGTTTCCTCAAGGGCGAACTGATCGACCGGCAGCGCTGCTACACGGACTTCCCGCTCATCCGCTACACCGACGTCATCCTGCAATGGGCCGAGGCGCTGATCGAGCTGAACGAGTTCACCCCGGCGAAGAACCTCATCGACCAGGTGCGCGCCCGCGCCCACATGCCGGGCATCACGATCGGCGGTCTCGACGCCATGCGCGAGGCCGTACGCTACGAGCGCCGCGTGGAATTTCCGGTCGAGGCGGTGAACTTCTTCGACGAAGTGCGCTGGGGAACCTATAAGGAGACCAAGTTCCAGGGACAGGACGTCCACGGCGGCCAGTCGTGGTGGGGCGACAACACGGTCGAATACGCCTGGTACTGGGACGACTGCCTCTGGCCGTGGTCCGTACCGCAGGGCGAGTTGCAGCGGAACGCTTCGCTCACCACCCGCCCGGGCTGGGTCTATTGA
- a CDS encoding DUF4962 domain-containing protein encodes MKILKKLLWFVAAACVLSGCADDRMIYKPGSGSGNGGNGGGGEQPSGPGDYSKLSAANHPRIIMSEDDVTAIKAKLAAGSDANLKKLHECIMAYADKALTAKDLVYEVTGKRLLSVSTEAANRIISCSYAYRLTGEDKYLEKAEKDMQTVCAFKDWNSATHFLDGAEMAHGVGIGYDWLYGRLSDATKKSAEKAIRDYAFYCALNGKWNLNFYTSATNWNQVCNGGLVVAALAVYETCQDDARSIIDKAIESNASVMPEMYNPDGNYPEGYGYWGYGTAFECIMLAAMESCTGTDNGLSAVDGFKKTGKWILFMEGMNKMAFNYCDCAPSSIAFPPLWYLAHKFNDQSLLYGELMKLNDGRYTSYDSPKYFPMAIVYASKFDLNSIAPPEEKVWSGKGINPVVLVHGDWTFTDTDKFLGIKAGRANYSHGHMDVGSFVYDAWGTRWSADLGLQSYGTVENINLPGYTGGFGSYDQGAFRWAVFRYNNYNHSTITVNDALHRAGGRAEISSVINTSASKGATIDMTDILSSECESATRTVTLENDTDLVVKDIVKAKYNKAADVRWTMVTRAIPTVEGNRIVLQGASKKLYLKVTSQNNAKVTLKTWSTVGESYDASNAGYYEAGFEAKVTSGQTDTFTVTLSPNE; translated from the coding sequence ATGAAGATATTGAAAAAACTGCTTTGGTTCGTCGCGGCGGCATGCGTCCTCTCCGGATGCGCCGACGACAGAATGATCTACAAACCCGGAAGCGGGTCCGGGAACGGCGGAAACGGCGGCGGCGGAGAGCAGCCGTCCGGTCCGGGCGACTATTCGAAACTCTCGGCGGCCAACCACCCGCGGATCATCATGTCCGAGGACGACGTGACGGCCATCAAGGCGAAACTGGCCGCCGGGTCCGACGCCAACCTGAAGAAACTCCACGAGTGCATCATGGCCTACGCCGACAAGGCGCTCACGGCCAAGGATCTGGTTTACGAAGTCACCGGCAAGCGGCTGCTGTCGGTCTCGACCGAGGCGGCCAACCGGATCATCTCCTGCTCCTACGCCTACCGTCTGACCGGGGAGGACAAATACCTCGAAAAGGCGGAGAAGGACATGCAGACGGTCTGCGCCTTCAAGGACTGGAACTCCGCGACCCACTTCCTCGACGGAGCCGAGATGGCCCACGGCGTGGGCATCGGCTACGACTGGCTCTACGGCCGGTTGAGCGACGCGACGAAGAAGAGCGCCGAGAAGGCCATTCGGGACTACGCGTTCTACTGCGCGCTCAACGGCAAGTGGAACCTCAACTTCTACACCTCGGCGACCAACTGGAACCAGGTCTGCAACGGCGGACTGGTGGTGGCGGCGCTGGCCGTCTACGAGACCTGTCAGGACGACGCGCGGAGCATCATCGACAAGGCGATCGAAAGCAACGCCTCGGTCATGCCCGAGATGTACAACCCCGACGGCAACTACCCCGAAGGCTACGGCTACTGGGGTTACGGAACGGCCTTCGAGTGCATCATGCTCGCGGCGATGGAGTCGTGCACGGGGACCGACAACGGCCTTTCGGCCGTCGACGGTTTCAAAAAGACCGGCAAATGGATTCTCTTCATGGAGGGTATGAACAAAATGGCGTTCAACTACTGCGACTGCGCGCCTTCGAGCATCGCCTTCCCGCCGCTGTGGTATCTCGCCCACAAGTTCAACGACCAGTCGCTGCTGTACGGCGAGCTGATGAAACTCAACGACGGCCGCTACACCTCCTACGACTCGCCCAAGTACTTCCCCATGGCGATCGTCTATGCGAGCAAGTTCGACCTGAACAGCATTGCGCCCCCGGAGGAGAAGGTGTGGAGCGGCAAGGGCATCAACCCCGTGGTGCTGGTCCACGGCGACTGGACCTTCACCGACACCGACAAGTTCCTCGGCATCAAGGCCGGGCGGGCGAATTACAGCCACGGCCACATGGACGTCGGGTCGTTCGTCTACGACGCCTGGGGCACGCGCTGGTCCGCCGATCTGGGCCTCCAGAGCTACGGCACGGTCGAAAACATCAATCTGCCGGGCTACACCGGAGGTTTCGGAAGCTACGACCAGGGAGCCTTCCGCTGGGCCGTCTTCCGCTACAACAACTACAACCACAGCACCATCACCGTCAACGACGCTCTCCACCGCGCCGGAGGCCGGGCCGAGATCTCGAGCGTCATCAACACCTCCGCCTCGAAGGGCGCCACGATCGACATGACGGACATCCTTTCGTCCGAATGCGAAAGCGCCACGCGGACCGTAACGCTCGAAAACGACACGGACCTCGTGGTGAAGGACATCGTCAAGGCCAAATACAACAAGGCGGCCGACGTACGGTGGACGATGGTCACGCGAGCCATACCGACCGTCGAGGGCAACCGGATCGTATTGCAGGGCGCGTCGAAAAAACTCTACCTCAAGGTGACCAGCCAGAACAACGCCAAGGTCACCCTCAAGACCTGGTCCACCGTCGGCGAATCGTACGACGCGAGCAACGCGGGCTACTACGAAGCCGGCTTCGAGGCCAAGGTGACCTCCGGCCAGACGGACACCTTCACCGTGACCCTCTCCCCGAACGAATAA